CAACGCTCCCATATCCGAGCTGGGGGTTTTCCTTTATAAAACTGGATAGTTTTTTGTGAAACACAGATGGGAGAGATACGGTGGTATACCTATCCATTTTTATTCATTACTACAATTTTGAGATGATATTTATATTTATTCATTGGCTCGGGGGTTCTGGTGCAAATACGGGGCTTTTCCATTATTTTTAGTTGAGTGTTGCATACGAGACATAAATTAAAAAAATTAGAGGGATTGCTCAATCAATCCCACCCATCTATTTCTTCCAAGATTGAGGTTTATCCCTGCTTTCTCTGCGGGTGTTTTACTATTTAGTGAACTGTGTTTTCTTGTGAAATTGTAATATGCCCTGTAATTCTCTAACATCTTTTCTGCTGCTTCATCTTTGCACAATCCTCTCGTCACTTTCTCTCTTTTCCCTCATCCCCCTCCAAATAAATTAATCACAAAAGCCTTTTCTGTTTCATTTCCATCTTTATTTTTTTAACTGTGCTCCAGGAACGTCGTGTATACGGCGGCGCATCTCCAAATTTCTCTATCCATTTTTTTATAAAAATACGTGTTCTTTCATCAGAGGGGTATCCACTTCCCAGGGGAACATCCAACTTGGATTCAATATCATCCGTTATTTCTTTCAGTTTTCTGTCCCTTTCCACCTTAGCCACAATTGAAGCGGCCGATACGATCGGGTAGGCAACGTCAGCCTTGTGCCTTGATATAATGTCTGCATCAAAGCCGAGTTTCTCACTAAATTTTTGACCAAATCTCTCCTCATTGACATCTGCAGAATCTAGGTAATACACATTTGCTTTCTTGCTCCTTCCAATCTTCACAAATATGTGTATCTCAAGGTCATTCAAACTCATGGTGTTCCGGAGCGCATCGATGTCTTCGGGCTGTACAACTACAAAGTCATAAAAAAACATCTCCCGTATTTTTTCTGAAAGTTCCTCTCTCCTTTTTTTGCTGTGCTTTTTTGAATCCTTGACATTCATATTCCTCAATGCAATTTCCTTTTCCTCCTCCGCCCACACCCCAGCCACCACCATCGGGCCTATCACCGGCCCCCTTCCTGCTTCATCTATACCGCATATCATCTTACCCAATCTATCAACCTCCTTTGCCCGCTCTTGCCAACGTTCGCATCTCCAAGGATTTCTATCTCCCCATATTTCCCGCCCCCTCCGGGATGCACTTTGATGTCCTCCTTGCGAAATGCCATTATGGCTGCGGCGACGGCGGGGGCCGTAACCCTCCTTATTTCATCGATGTCGGCATCCAGAAGGAAATGTATTTCACTCCCAAATTTTTTCATGATATCGTCCCACCTTTCAGTCACTGTTTTTGATAGGGGGGAGAAATGTAAAGATTTTCCTATTATCTCTGCGAGGGGTATTATATGGATATATGGCGGACGGCCGGACGGATGCCTGGGCTTTTTATAATCTGCAAGCTCTTCGACCCTGTCTTTCACGCCTTTTTTTATCGTTCCGCTGCATTTGCATTTCCAGTTCATATTTTCTGCTTCTTGCACTGGGTATTGCCTGTGGCATGAAGTGCAGGCTGTCCTGTTATACTTTCCTTCCTCTGG
The genomic region above belongs to Candidatus Thermoplasmatota archaeon and contains:
- a CDS encoding integrase core domain-containing protein — translated: MTRGLCKDEAAEKMLENYRAYYNFTRKHSSLNSKTPAEKAGINLNLGRNRWVGLIEQSL
- the rnhB gene encoding ribonuclease HII; the protein is MICGIDEAGRGPVIGPMVVAGVWAEEEKEIALRNMNVKDSKKHSKKRREELSEKIREMFFYDFVVVQPEDIDALRNTMSLNDLEIHIFVKIGRSKKANVYYLDSADVNEERFGQKFSEKLGFDADIISRHKADVAYPIVSAASIVAKVERDRKLKEITDDIESKLDVPLGSGYPSDERTRIFIKKWIEKFGDAPPYTRRSWSTVKKIKMEMKQKRLL